One Paramisgurnus dabryanus chromosome 8, PD_genome_1.1, whole genome shotgun sequence DNA window includes the following coding sequences:
- the LOC135720888 gene encoding olfactory receptor 52N2-like codes for MKDLPVQNITYTDFKLNGFYSLGEWRPFLFIPFFLMFVLSTSANSILIYLIISKKSLHSPMYVLIGFMCLSNLIMPISFVPSMLLSFLFNWSGISLTGCVIQMFCIYFTGSFNTTLLFWMSVDRYFAICKPLYYHKYMEISNFIKFVFPPVMRNALLVIIMVSLAGKLSYCTNIIDHSFCEHMPLVQLACGDISLNNFVGLLNAFVIPVTDFILITVSYIVIFTSVFKSGKAHSKAINTCITHLFVLTVSFICALIAFLIYRIRNNISSSSRIFVSILYLLGPSCLNPIIYGWRTKEIRQTFLKFINNVKVLPFLEK; via the coding sequence ATGAAGGACCTTCCTGTACAAAATATTACATATACAGACTTTAAACTAAATGGTTTCTATAGTTTAGGAGAATGGAGGCCTTTTTTATTCATCCCTTTCTTTCTGATGTTTGTATTGTCTACATCAGCAAATTCTATTCTCATATATTTAATCATATCTAAGAAGTCTCTGCATTCACCTATGTATGTACTTATAGGTTTTATGTGTCTTTCAAACTTAATAATGCCCATATCGTTTGTACCCAGCATGCTTctaagttttttatttaattggaGTGGGATATCCTTAACTGGTTGTGTGATacaaatgttttgtatttattttactgGTTCATTTAATACTACTTTGCTATTTTGGATGTCAGTAGACCGTTACTTTGCAATATGCAAACCTCTTTATTATCATAAGTACATGGAAATAAGCAATTTTATTAAGTTTGTTTTTCCACCAGTAATGAGAAATGCACTACTGGTGATTATAATGGTCTCTCTGGCTGGAAAACTGTCATATTGTACAAATATAATCGATCACTCTTTCTGTGAACACATGCCATTGGTTCAGTTGGCATGTGGTGATATATCCCTTAATAATTTTGTAGGTCTTTTGAATGCTTTTGTTATACCAGTTACAGATTTTATTCTTATTACTGTTTCGTATATTGTGATTTTTACATCTGTGTTCAAATCTGGTAAGGCCCATTCAAAGGCCATTAACACCTGCATAACTCACTTGTTTGTTTTGACAGTTAGTTTCATATGTgctttaattgcatttttgataTACAGAATAAGGAATAACATTTCTTCCAGCAGCCGTATATTCGTAAGCATCTTATACTTACTTGGTCCAAGCTGTTTAAACCCAATTATATATGGATGGAGAACAAAAGAAATAagacaaacatttcttaaattcaTAAACAATGTTAAAGTTTTGCcttttttagaaaaataa